From Nicotiana tabacum cultivar K326 chromosome 15, ASM71507v2, whole genome shotgun sequence, the proteins below share one genomic window:
- the LOC107782272 gene encoding scopoletin glucosyltransferase-like isoform X2, giving the protein MILHSKNKLPNIFLKPKLREITCINTRTKKAINMEEIMGEILVVPFFGQGHVFPLTELCKKLSSFRFKTTLIISSDISSSVSSTLLLHPLVSVAAVDAPLPPPPKPGKFDPQPLMLHCKQLRQGMESILRSCRSVKNKFAISVVCAIVDAMMLSHIEDIFTTFQVKVTVAILVNTFVELEQTFLEYLVKQTGLPIWGVGPMLPEKFWTLTASKSLLRDRDIRTNFSHKTNYSEDEVLNWLDSKSPSSIIYIAFGSDVVPTLEEHEEIAKALEESSRQNFIWVISKNQDYYPNGLETQVGKRGLIINGWAPQLLILSHSSTGGFLTHCGWNSTMEAIGQGVPLLAWPIRGDQFYNAKLIVCYLKIGHMVSSIGENIGLKRVKKEEIIQGVQRLMEDKQVHNRVKDLSHKYRHGFPISSAATLHDFKDFIMQAK; this is encoded by the exons ATGATTTTGCACAGTAAGAATAAATTACCTAACATTTTTTTAAAACCAAAGCTACGAGAAATCACCTGCATaaatacaagaacaaagaaagccATAAACATGGAGGAAATTATGGGGGAGATTTTAGTTGTGCCATTCTTTGGACAAGGCCATGTTTTCCCATTAACGGAGCTATGCAAGAAACTCTCCTCTTTTCGTTTCAAAACTACACTCATCATTTCTTCTGATATCTCCTCCTCCGTCTCCTCCACCTTGCTCCTCCACCCATTAGTCAGCGTCGCCGCCGTTGACGCCCCATTACCACCGCCTCCTAAACCTGGAAAATTTGATCCTCAGCCTCTTATGTTGCATTGCAAGCAGTTGAGACAAGGCATGGAATCTATCTTAAGAAGCTGCAGATCAGTGAAAAACAAGTTTGCAATTTCAGTTGTTTGTGCCATAGTTGATGCCATGATGTTGTCACATATTGAAGATATATTCACCACATTTCAG GTAAAGGTTACAGTTGCAATTCTTGTGAACACGTTCGTTGAACTAGAGCAAACATTCTTGGAGTATTTAGTAAAACAAACAGGACTTCCAATTTGGGGCGTTGGCCCTATGTTGCCAGAAAAATTCTGGACACTCACTGCCTCAAAATccctccttcgcgatcgcgacattAGAACAAATTTTAGTCACAAAACAAATTACTCAGAAGATGAAGTACTCAATTGGTTAGACTCAAAGTCTCCTAGTTCAATCATTTACATTGCCTTTGGTAGTGATGTTGTGCCCACTTTGGAAGAACATGAAGAAATAGCAAAGGCACTAGAAGAGAGTTCAAGGCAAAATTTCATATGGGTAATCTCCAAAAATCAAGACTATTATCCTAATGGCTTGGAAACTCAAGTTGGGAAAAGGGGTTTGATAATAAATGGATGGGCACCTCAATTGTTGATATTAAGTCATTCGTCGACAGGTGGATTCTTGACTCATTGTGGATGGAATTCGACTATGGAAGCGATTGGACAAGGGGTACCTTTATTAGCATGGCCTATTAGAGGTGACCAATTTTATAATGCAAAGTTGATAGTGTGTTATCTCAAAATTGGCCACATGGTATCATCAATTGGAGAAAATATTGGGTTGAAAAGGGTTAAGAAGGAAGAGATAATACAAGGGGTTCAGAGATTAATGGAGGATAAACAAGTTCATAATCGAGTAAAGGATTTAAGTCACAAATATAGACATGGTTTTCCAATTAGTTCAGCAGCTACTTTGCATGATTTCAAGGattttattatgcaagcaaagtGA
- the LOC107782272 gene encoding scopoletin glucosyltransferase-like isoform X1: protein MILHSKNKLPNIFLKPKLREITCINTRTKKAINMEEIMGEILVVPFFGQGHVFPLTELCKKLSSFRFKTTLIISSDISSSVSSTLLLHPLVSVAAVDAPLPPPPKPGKFDPQPLMLHCKQLRQGMESILRSCRSVKNKFAISVVCAIVDAMMLSHIEDIFTTFQVPIVGFFPCGAACLAMDYAAWKTDVEYINPGETRFLPELPNEMAMDYVDIVRRYSSLEEAFGSEISRTKTKSFPTQPGDEPPWVEEVKVTVAILVNTFVELEQTFLEYLVKQTGLPIWGVGPMLPEKFWTLTASKSLLRDRDIRTNFSHKTNYSEDEVLNWLDSKSPSSIIYIAFGSDVVPTLEEHEEIAKALEESSRQNFIWVISKNQDYYPNGLETQVGKRGLIINGWAPQLLILSHSSTGGFLTHCGWNSTMEAIGQGVPLLAWPIRGDQFYNAKLIVCYLKIGHMVSSIGENIGLKRVKKEEIIQGVQRLMEDKQVHNRVKDLSHKYRHGFPISSAATLHDFKDFIMQAK from the exons ATGATTTTGCACAGTAAGAATAAATTACCTAACATTTTTTTAAAACCAAAGCTACGAGAAATCACCTGCATaaatacaagaacaaagaaagccATAAACATGGAGGAAATTATGGGGGAGATTTTAGTTGTGCCATTCTTTGGACAAGGCCATGTTTTCCCATTAACGGAGCTATGCAAGAAACTCTCCTCTTTTCGTTTCAAAACTACACTCATCATTTCTTCTGATATCTCCTCCTCCGTCTCCTCCACCTTGCTCCTCCACCCATTAGTCAGCGTCGCCGCCGTTGACGCCCCATTACCACCGCCTCCTAAACCTGGAAAATTTGATCCTCAGCCTCTTATGTTGCATTGCAAGCAGTTGAGACAAGGCATGGAATCTATCTTAAGAAGCTGCAGATCAGTGAAAAACAAGTTTGCAATTTCAGTTGTTTGTGCCATAGTTGATGCCATGATGTTGTCACATATTGAAGATATATTCACCACATTTCAG GTACCTATTGTGGGTTTCTTCCCTTGTGGCGCAGCTTGCCTTGCCATGGATTATGCTGCTTGGAAAACTGATGTAGAATACATCAATCCGGGTGAAACACGGTTTCTTCCCGAATTACCCAATGAAATGGCCATGGATTACGTTGATATAGTTAGGAGATATAGCTCATTAGAGGAAGCATTTGGTTCTGAGATTTCACGTACGAAAACGAAATCATTTCCGACACAACCTGGTGACGAGCCACCATGGGTGGAAGAG GTAAAGGTTACAGTTGCAATTCTTGTGAACACGTTCGTTGAACTAGAGCAAACATTCTTGGAGTATTTAGTAAAACAAACAGGACTTCCAATTTGGGGCGTTGGCCCTATGTTGCCAGAAAAATTCTGGACACTCACTGCCTCAAAATccctccttcgcgatcgcgacattAGAACAAATTTTAGTCACAAAACAAATTACTCAGAAGATGAAGTACTCAATTGGTTAGACTCAAAGTCTCCTAGTTCAATCATTTACATTGCCTTTGGTAGTGATGTTGTGCCCACTTTGGAAGAACATGAAGAAATAGCAAAGGCACTAGAAGAGAGTTCAAGGCAAAATTTCATATGGGTAATCTCCAAAAATCAAGACTATTATCCTAATGGCTTGGAAACTCAAGTTGGGAAAAGGGGTTTGATAATAAATGGATGGGCACCTCAATTGTTGATATTAAGTCATTCGTCGACAGGTGGATTCTTGACTCATTGTGGATGGAATTCGACTATGGAAGCGATTGGACAAGGGGTACCTTTATTAGCATGGCCTATTAGAGGTGACCAATTTTATAATGCAAAGTTGATAGTGTGTTATCTCAAAATTGGCCACATGGTATCATCAATTGGAGAAAATATTGGGTTGAAAAGGGTTAAGAAGGAAGAGATAATACAAGGGGTTCAGAGATTAATGGAGGATAAACAAGTTCATAATCGAGTAAAGGATTTAAGTCACAAATATAGACATGGTTTTCCAATTAGTTCAGCAGCTACTTTGCATGATTTCAAGGattttattatgcaagcaaagtGA